The DNA window ATGGAAATTAGAATTGGACCCCGGTGGTTCAATTTGAAATACTAGAACTATTGTGCAAGTGCATGATTCTcataaataataatcatattcACCAATTTCATCATAAAAATATTCATATTGACCAGGATATTCAATTGGGATTAGAGAGGTGCTGTTCTCAATCGTTGATATTGCAGAAATCAAAATAATTGAAAACTCCAACATTAAACAAAGAAATAAGTGTACAAGTGTTGGTTTCAGACATTAATCCTAACCcagataattttttttagatttgtcGGTGCTACATAAGTAACACAGAATAACAATGTAGGAGaaggaaagaaaaaataattcaaTTGATAAACTAATAAAAATTGTCATCATGCTACAAGAACATGAGAAGAAACAAACTATACTCCTACCAaataatgaatctaaaaaaaccttcagaagccaaaaaaaaaaaagaatacacCAACCAATTACCCATTTGTCTGTACATTGTCAATGCTTTCATAACATGGATGAAAAAACCAAAACCTTTTCTATAATTCCATAGTTCAACTAACCTCAGCAAAATAAATTTCTCAAAATCATGAAATTAAGTTCCTATTCATCATCAGGAGCAGGTAGATTAAGATCAATCAAGCAAGCATTAACAGCCGCAGGAGCTGGCGCCGGTGCCCGCACCGGCGCCAGAGCTCTTGCTGGAGCAAGAGCTTGAGCACCTGGTCTAATGACAAGAGTGCTCTCATCATACCCTCCACCAACAAAATGTGATCTTTTGTGACCTCCTAAAGCTTGTCCTGACTTGAAAGTCCTGGGGCAAAGTGGACAATCATGTTCTTTGTTTTTCTTTGACTTCACTTTCTTCTTCCCTTTGCTACTTGACTTCTTGTAATTACCACTCTTTGCTCCATTCATGTTGCTCTTGTTGGCTTGTGCCTTTGGAGCAGTATATGAATCACTATCAGTGCTGTTTTCATCACTCTCATAAACCGAATCATCTGAATAACTCTCTCTTACATTCTTCAAACCCGAATACATCTCATCGTTACCATAACCGTTTCGAATGTTGTTCTTATTGCTTTGTATCTGTATCTTCTTACTTGATTCAAATTCATGATCTTGAAATCGGTTCCTTAAACACCACTCGCTTGAAGCATCATCAGCTTCTACCTTTTTAGGACCGTGCAGGAAGTAACCAGAATCAGAGTTATCAGAATCATAACCTTCTCCATAATACTTCATCGTCATACCATTCACCTTGATCATCCCAGTTCCAACAACCTTAGTATCAACCATTTtcgatttcaatttcaatttcgcTTCGGGCTCAACAACAGCAGAGTTGTTCTCAGAAGAGTCTGTCCTCAAAGCAAACCTACCCTTGAAAGAATAATCTCTAGACAACATCATCAAAGTCCTGGCAACTTCTTCATGATCTTGATCAACCTCCGAAATCGAAGAAGAACAGTTTCCCCACGGAGGCGAAGACGAAGACGGCCGATTCTCATTACTAATAATCTTGAGCTTCATTCTCTTTGACTTCCTGGTATCAGTCGGAACCGAATCCTCGGTATCCGACTGACTATCCCTTACACCGACACCAGACACGACACCTTTCTCAGAATGAGAAGCCATGTGCCCGCACAAAGCTTTCAACGAGAAAAAACCTTTTCCACAATCTTTGCAGAATCTTTCATTCTGAACAGTAGTAGCAGCAGCAGCATTGGAATGCACAAACCTAGTTGTTTTCTTGGGATTCTCTCTAAGACCATAAATGTAGTTTCCATCGTCACCACCAACACTACTAGACCCTAATTCagatctctttctctttcttccatCATCAAACTTAAACACAGTGTTAGCAGCAGCAGCATTAGCATTCATTATTCTTCTCTCTTCATTCTCACTCATCATATGAGTCCTTATGTGACCACCAAGAGACTTACCACAAAGAAACTTTCGCAAACAATACCTACACTCAAACTTCTTCTCTTCCATAATTCCGAATCcaaatcaatcaacaaacaacACAAGAAAAAACAAAATCACCCACCAAAACTCTTACCTTAAAAATTTCTTGAAAAAACTAAGCAAGATCCTTGATCAGGAATTCACGATGATGAAGGTTGTTATAGTTTATAAAGAGGATCAAGAGAGAATAAAAAGAAAGGGTTAAGATGTGACAGTTCGTGTG is part of the Vicia villosa cultivar HV-30 ecotype Madison, WI linkage group LG2, Vvil1.0, whole genome shotgun sequence genome and encodes:
- the LOC131646541 gene encoding zinc finger protein ZAT9-like, which translates into the protein MEEKKFECRYCLRKFLCGKSLGGHIRTHMMSENEERRIMNANAAAANTVFKFDDGRKRKRSELGSSSVGGDDGNYIYGLRENPKKTTRFVHSNAAAATTVQNERFCKDCGKGFFSLKALCGHMASHSEKGVVSGVGVRDSQSDTEDSVPTDTRKSKRMKLKIISNENRPSSSSPPWGNCSSSISEVDQDHEEVARTLMMLSRDYSFKGRFALRTDSSENNSAVVEPEAKLKLKSKMVDTKVVGTGMIKVNGMTMKYYGEGYDSDNSDSGYFLHGPKKVEADDASSEWCLRNRFQDHEFESSKKIQIQSNKNNIRNGYGNDEMYSGLKNVRESYSDDSVYESDENSTDSDSYTAPKAQANKSNMNGAKSGNYKKSSSKGKKKVKSKKNKEHDCPLCPRTFKSGQALGGHKRSHFVGGGYDESTLVIRPGAQALAPARALAPVRAPAPAPAAVNACLIDLNLPAPDDE